In one window of Paucibacter aquatile DNA:
- a CDS encoding glycosyltransferase — protein MTDSPRSASATGPASTSSPLRVLHFVTGGFSGATQVAVDLAASGAQEAGMQTLLVLRSKRSTEAARVQALRDRGLDVELVPGWSHLATLWALWRVCQRWQPHLLVAHGFPEHLLGRWAGWWARVPLLVQVEHNSRERYSPWKLWQARRLSLHSARLVGVSEGVRQQLLKLGMPAEKTQAIPNGVNLAPFAVAGERDWAQRQPGIVMSARFARQKDHLTLLRALALLKARGLRPSLLLAGSGKPGYRRRAEAEAARLGLRDQVQFLGHHAGMPELLMSQRICVLATHYEGMPLALVEGMAAGCACVASDVAGVSEVLQSGHTGLLVPENDAQALADALQKVLEDEDFGARLGRAARERALQEHGLDLMRQRYAALFRSLAAQLSR, from the coding sequence ATGACCGATTCCCCCCGTTCCGCATCCGCCACAGGCCCAGCGTCGACCAGTTCACCCTTGCGCGTGCTTCATTTCGTCACCGGCGGTTTCTCAGGCGCCACGCAGGTGGCCGTGGATCTGGCGGCCTCGGGCGCGCAGGAAGCCGGGATGCAGACCTTGCTGGTCTTGCGCAGCAAGCGCAGCACCGAAGCGGCCCGGGTTCAGGCGCTGCGAGATCGGGGTCTGGATGTGGAACTGGTGCCGGGCTGGTCGCATCTCGCGACCTTGTGGGCGTTGTGGCGTGTGTGCCAGCGCTGGCAGCCACATCTGCTGGTCGCGCATGGTTTCCCCGAGCATCTGCTCGGCCGCTGGGCTGGCTGGTGGGCAAGGGTGCCCCTGCTGGTTCAGGTGGAGCACAACTCACGCGAGCGTTACAGCCCCTGGAAGCTCTGGCAAGCGCGTCGCCTGAGCCTGCACAGCGCGCGCTTGGTCGGCGTCTCCGAGGGCGTGCGGCAGCAGCTCTTGAAGCTCGGCATGCCAGCTGAAAAAACCCAGGCCATTCCCAACGGGGTGAATCTCGCGCCCTTCGCTGTGGCGGGCGAACGCGATTGGGCACAGCGGCAGCCAGGCATTGTCATGTCGGCGCGCTTCGCGCGTCAGAAAGATCACCTGACGCTCTTGCGGGCTCTGGCGCTTTTGAAGGCGCGCGGCTTGCGTCCCTCGCTGCTGCTGGCCGGCAGCGGCAAGCCCGGCTATCGACGCCGTGCCGAGGCCGAGGCCGCGCGCCTGGGTTTACGTGATCAGGTGCAATTTCTCGGGCATCACGCGGGCATGCCGGAATTGCTGATGAGCCAGCGCATCTGTGTGCTTGCCACGCATTACGAAGGCATGCCCCTGGCTCTGGTGGAGGGCATGGCTGCAGGCTGCGCCTGCGTCGCCTCTGATGTGGCCGGTGTCAGCGAGGTTTTGCAGTCAGGGCACACGGGGCTCTTGGTGCCTGAGAACGATGCCCAGGCTCTGGCCGACGCCTTGCAAAAGGTGCTGGAAGACGAGGACTTCGGCGCCCGCCTCGGTCGGGCCGCACGAGAGCGGGCCTTGCAGGAGCATGGCCTGGATTTGATGCGGCAACGCTATGCCGCGCTGTTTCGCAGCTTGGCGGCGCAGCTCAGCCGGTGA
- a CDS encoding glycosyltransferase family 2 protein: MNPAQSTPSSGTNPWLSILIPVYNVEAYLGECMNSVLSQELNGVEILLLDDASSDGSAQLMEALAAQSPHPLRLLRHERNRGLSAARNSLLEASQGAYLWFLDSDDLLMPGALAALAGQIRELQSPDLVLVDFRVLRERERLKHRLRGELHRRTFAGPPAQRLQDRGALLEGVFRQGLLHSWSKIAKREIWGSDLRFPEGRYFEDMYTTPELLLRCRSYSHLPRVCVAYRQREGSILASMNTRKVQDMMGALVGLPQRLRAAGVHHEGGEQALAQYAARTFVTACRFAQRSRELSDKARSHLLRDYRADFERSSPLAPQQLLRACWRRGWFWRGLRLAHWLRQAGTHFTG, from the coding sequence ATGAACCCGGCTCAATCCACACCCAGTTCCGGCACAAATCCCTGGCTCAGCATCCTGATCCCGGTCTACAACGTCGAGGCCTACCTCGGCGAGTGCATGAACTCGGTGCTCTCGCAAGAACTGAACGGGGTTGAAATCCTGCTGCTCGATGACGCCTCCAGCGACGGCTCGGCGCAATTGATGGAAGCGCTGGCGGCGCAATCGCCTCATCCGCTGCGCCTGCTCCGCCATGAGCGCAACCGCGGCCTCAGCGCCGCACGCAACAGCTTGCTCGAAGCCAGCCAGGGAGCCTACCTTTGGTTCCTCGATTCCGACGACTTGCTGATGCCCGGGGCGCTCGCGGCATTGGCCGGCCAGATTCGCGAACTGCAAAGCCCGGATCTGGTTCTGGTCGATTTCCGGGTGCTGCGCGAACGGGAACGGCTCAAGCACCGCTTGCGCGGTGAATTGCACCGCCGGACTTTCGCAGGCCCTCCCGCCCAGCGTCTGCAAGACCGTGGCGCCTTGCTCGAAGGGGTATTCCGCCAAGGTTTGCTGCACAGCTGGAGCAAGATCGCGAAGCGCGAGATCTGGGGCAGCGATCTCCGTTTCCCCGAAGGCCGCTACTTTGAAGACATGTACACCACGCCTGAGCTCCTGCTGCGCTGCCGCAGCTACAGCCACCTGCCACGGGTGTGCGTCGCCTATCGACAACGCGAAGGCAGCATCCTGGCCAGCATGAACACCCGCAAGGTGCAGGACATGATGGGCGCCCTGGTCGGCCTGCCCCAACGCTTGCGTGCTGCAGGCGTGCACCACGAAGGCGGCGAACAGGCCCTGGCACAGTACGCCGCACGAACCTTTGTCACGGCCTGCCGTTTTGCACAGCGCAGCCGTGAGCTCAGCGACAAGGCACGCTCACATCTGTTGCGTGACTATCGGGCCGATTTCGAGCGCAGTTCGCCGCTGGCGCCGCAGCAGCTGCTGCGCGCCTGCTGGCGACGCGGCTGGTTTTGGCGAGGCCTGCGGCTGGCCCACTGGTTGCGGCAGGCCGGCACCCACTTCACCGGCTGA